In the genome of Nitrospira japonica, one region contains:
- a CDS encoding FecR family protein, which yields MTVGDSWDRWSVIQGKGIVGSPMPNREPRAFSTTKSTAEHVLTREATEWFVRLGAPKVSTTEREAFEHWRSQSDAHARAFREVTSLWNEIELETAAADACRSIPDSARESAWPWSWQWATAAALVLICGYAVLFSDLWLRWQADVSTVVAEQRSVELPDHSTAFLNSDSAIALDFTGATRVVRLLKGEVLFTVRSDPDRPFIVKSGSSMTRAVGTAFVVRSRGSDAVVTVTKGIVEVSKGGASSAPVWVERGQQVSTNAGGVGAVEAVDLDVATAWVQGRLVFVRSQLSDVLDEVRRYYPGYVLLLSSDAGRVPVTGIYKVSDPAHVFATLAESLQMKMTRFSDRLIILR from the coding sequence ATGACGGTGGGGGACAGCTGGGACCGCTGGTCCGTCATACAAGGAAAGGGTATAGTGGGCTCCCCCATGCCGAACCGAGAACCACGGGCTTTCTCGACCACGAAGTCTACTGCGGAGCACGTGCTGACGCGCGAGGCCACGGAGTGGTTCGTGCGGTTGGGGGCACCGAAGGTGTCGACCACGGAACGGGAAGCCTTCGAACATTGGCGGAGCCAAAGCGACGCCCACGCTCGAGCGTTTCGCGAGGTCACCTCGCTGTGGAACGAAATCGAGTTGGAGACCGCCGCGGCCGACGCTTGTCGATCGATTCCTGATTCGGCTCGCGAGTCGGCGTGGCCATGGTCGTGGCAGTGGGCCACCGCCGCGGCGTTGGTACTCATCTGCGGATATGCGGTCTTGTTCAGCGATCTGTGGCTTCGCTGGCAAGCCGATGTTTCGACGGTGGTGGCGGAACAGCGATCCGTTGAATTGCCGGACCACTCGACCGCGTTCCTGAACAGCGACAGCGCGATCGCGTTGGACTTTACCGGGGCGACCAGGGTGGTGCGGTTGCTCAAGGGCGAGGTGCTGTTCACGGTCCGATCGGATCCGGACCGGCCGTTCATCGTGAAGAGCGGTTCGTCGATGACGCGCGCGGTCGGGACAGCGTTCGTCGTCCGGTCGCGTGGAAGTGATGCGGTCGTGACCGTCACCAAAGGAATCGTCGAAGTTTCGAAGGGTGGTGCCTCGTCTGCTCCGGTGTGGGTGGAACGAGGACAACAAGTCTCGACGAACGCCGGGGGAGTCGGTGCTGTTGAAGCCGTAGACCTTGATGTCGCCACCGCCTGGGTGCAGGGCCGCTTGGTGTTCGTGCGGTCGCAGCTGTCCGACGTCCTTGATGAGGTGCGACGGTATTATCCCGGCTACGTGCTGCTGCTTTCGTCGGACGCCGGCCGCGTGCCGGTCACGGGCATCTACAAGGTCTCCGATCCCGCCCACGTCTTCGCCACGCTTGCCGAGTCTCTTCAAATGAAAATGACCCGCTTCTCCGATCGTCTGATCATCCTGCGCTGA
- a CDS encoding RNA polymerase sigma factor encodes MKHSPIEPPRATFCHDLLRFKEGSAGWKMLSYAQIESLFHQYREELTRRLTAMVHSRDTAADLIQETYLKLVRLANTTTVDHPRALLHRIATNLAIDHLRASKSGIVATEPLEAALERPCPIPSQERELIGKERLERFIQVVDTLPPRTREAFLLYRVYEYSYREIATKMGISVSGVDKHIRRAIEHTCASIESLDEDE; translated from the coding sequence ATGAAACATTCTCCTATCGAACCACCCCGTGCTACCTTCTGCCACGATCTCCTCCGCTTCAAGGAGGGATCGGCTGGATGGAAGATGCTGTCATACGCGCAAATTGAGAGTTTGTTCCATCAGTATCGCGAGGAATTGACCAGGCGGCTGACAGCCATGGTCCATTCGCGCGACACTGCGGCGGACCTGATTCAGGAAACCTATTTGAAACTCGTTCGCTTGGCGAATACCACCACGGTCGATCATCCACGGGCGCTCCTTCATCGAATCGCCACCAACCTGGCCATCGATCATTTGCGCGCCAGTAAGAGTGGCATTGTGGCCACCGAACCGTTGGAGGCGGCTCTGGAACGTCCCTGTCCGATCCCCTCACAGGAGCGGGAACTGATCGGAAAGGAGCGGCTGGAACGGTTTATCCAAGTCGTCGACACGCTTCCTCCCCGTACCAGGGAGGCGTTCCTGCTGTATCGCGTATATGAGTATTCGTACCGTGAAATTGCGACCAAGATGGGGATTTCGGTGAGCGGGGTGGACAAGCACATCCGCCGCGCCATCGAGCACACCTGTGCGTCCATTGAGTCGCTCGACGAAGACGAGTGA
- a CDS encoding M48 family metalloprotease, translating into MMLLPLLPLFMLLSCAPGPPNAPSKESLQIEASLRSRQHALVNEQVHRLALISLAIQDPIRVPRYVPVSLVISNEINAYCDGEQIGVLQGMMRFLADDNELAAVIGHELGHCTRSHVDRRRAREAERFSSVSPLWGTKQFDREEEREADLDALLFLYYAGFDIQAAVTMWERKAAALPYTNQKSYFSTHPGSLERIAQTEKTVETLKAGIDPLTNRPLHRAPDPSVSLPAWFDRTLVFSRSKLLRWIAEGQEPFLAAQRAAMDRERARLNSAEKLADPFASATIASEAKEALKAVQDRLADRERLMERASMNAIRRNILRLTAEQIPHDPNGRLIALLDEMLATMETVSGDAVPSTFRP; encoded by the coding sequence ATGATGCTGCTGCCGTTGCTGCCTCTTTTCATGCTCTTGTCCTGTGCGCCGGGACCGCCCAATGCGCCGTCCAAGGAGTCTCTGCAAATCGAAGCCTCGTTGCGCTCCAGACAACACGCGTTGGTGAACGAACAGGTCCATCGACTCGCATTGATCAGCCTGGCGATCCAGGATCCGATCAGGGTGCCTCGTTACGTGCCCGTCTCCTTGGTGATCAGCAACGAGATCAATGCCTACTGCGACGGCGAGCAGATCGGCGTCCTCCAAGGCATGATGCGGTTTCTCGCGGACGATAACGAACTGGCCGCAGTGATCGGACATGAACTCGGCCACTGTACCAGAAGCCACGTAGACAGGCGCCGGGCACGTGAAGCAGAACGCTTTTCTTCCGTGTCACCCCTCTGGGGGACCAAACAGTTTGATCGGGAAGAGGAACGGGAGGCGGACTTGGACGCGCTGCTGTTTCTTTACTACGCCGGGTTCGACATCCAAGCAGCGGTCACCATGTGGGAACGCAAAGCCGCGGCGCTGCCATATACGAATCAGAAGAGCTACTTCTCCACCCATCCCGGTTCATTGGAACGCATCGCGCAGACCGAGAAGACGGTGGAGACGTTGAAAGCCGGTATCGATCCACTGACGAACCGGCCGTTGCATCGAGCCCCCGACCCTTCAGTCTCGCTGCCGGCATGGTTCGACAGAACGCTGGTCTTCAGCCGCTCGAAACTCCTCCGGTGGATTGCGGAAGGTCAGGAGCCGTTTCTGGCTGCTCAACGGGCGGCCATGGACCGGGAGCGGGCTCGACTCAACAGCGCTGAGAAACTAGCCGATCCATTCGCGTCCGCGACCATCGCGTCCGAGGCCAAGGAGGCCCTGAAGGCCGTTCAAGACCGGCTTGCCGACCGCGAACGGCTAATGGAACGGGCCTCGATGAATGCGATCCGTCGTAACATCCTTCGTCTGACCGCTGAACAGATCCCGCACGATCCAAACGGCCGGCTGATTGCCCTGCTCGACGAGATGCTGGCCACGATGGAAACGGTGAGCGGCGATGCCGTACCTTCGACCTTCCGTCCCTGA
- a CDS encoding TonB-dependent receptor — protein MGLQPSQKRYGSHTLCCALVVISGFFWTNHAYGQGQESAVSDARHTEHSFDIPAQPLNLALKSFAWTAGLQMSFNDDLAAGLTSTELTGRFTSEQGLERLLGGSGLTHRFTGPDTVIVERNSSAVPVAPLAVAGAAGMGAAAAAAAADSGGTPSDAVTEAKPVKVPEITVKDVRQRGAADLGELPPEYAGGDLARGGRVGVLGNRDIMDTPFTQMNYTSKIIQDQQARYLGDVLRNDPSVQLAQQTSTGFLTFSIRGFQLNQGDMLFNGLAIAPTINGTMMTESIERVEVLRGPNALLNGAAPGGSIGGMVNLVPKRAGDEALTQLTAQYISDTQFGGHADISRRFGKHKEFGIRINGVYRTGDLPIDHSSRESALATVGLDYRGDIFRVSADFGYQQQDMQGARRQFNVASDLTAIPEPPSTRTNANQPWELNDTRALYGTLRGEVDVTKQITAFADFGMTNDRRQSILLNRQLVDSQGTLSAGNNFLFAFDNRVVTLNAGLRSVFDTGPVHHRAVLSFTQYSGETQRSPFATAAMPASNIYNPVLVPGPPSSLLPSYGTTTKINETDLSSGMFGDTLSILDERVQLTGGVRFQQIKVTNFNQATGAVTDQYDKSAPTPMLGLVIKPWQHVSLYGNYIEGLQQGPTAPVGSANAGEVFAPFKSNGYEAGVKADFGRIITTLAAFQITQPSAFINPATNVFSVDGQQRNRGVEFSVFGEVMDGLRLLGGTSYIDAELTKTESGINQGNKATVAPFQLTFYGEWDLPFLKALTMTSRVTHASSQYVNFENTQEVPGWTQWDLGARYRFERSGGKPITMRAFLENVLDNKAWNGSPQAGQIFVRDPRTFYLSATFDF, from the coding sequence ATGGGGCTCCAACCAAGTCAGAAGCGATATGGCAGTCACACATTGTGTTGCGCGCTGGTCGTGATCTCCGGCTTCTTCTGGACGAATCATGCCTACGGCCAAGGGCAAGAGAGTGCGGTGTCGGATGCCAGGCACACCGAACATTCATTCGACATCCCCGCGCAACCACTCAACCTGGCGTTGAAGAGCTTTGCCTGGACGGCCGGACTTCAGATGAGCTTCAACGACGATCTGGCGGCCGGACTCACCTCTACCGAATTGACGGGGCGATTCACCAGCGAGCAGGGGTTGGAGCGTCTTTTGGGCGGGAGCGGCCTGACGCATCGATTCACCGGCCCCGACACCGTGATTGTAGAACGTAATTCGTCGGCGGTTCCCGTTGCGCCTCTGGCGGTGGCCGGCGCTGCAGGGATGGGGGCTGCGGCCGCAGCGGCAGCCGCCGACTCCGGCGGCACGCCGTCGGACGCCGTGACGGAGGCCAAGCCCGTTAAGGTACCGGAGATCACCGTCAAAGACGTGAGGCAACGCGGGGCGGCAGACTTGGGTGAACTCCCGCCCGAATACGCCGGCGGGGATCTTGCGCGCGGAGGCCGGGTGGGCGTGCTCGGCAACCGCGACATCATGGACACGCCGTTCACGCAGATGAACTATACGTCGAAAATCATCCAGGACCAGCAGGCGCGGTATCTTGGAGACGTGCTCCGAAACGACCCATCCGTCCAACTGGCCCAGCAGACCTCGACGGGATTTCTGACGTTCTCGATCCGAGGGTTTCAACTCAACCAGGGCGACATGCTGTTCAACGGATTGGCGATCGCGCCCACCATCAACGGCACGATGATGACGGAATCCATCGAGCGGGTCGAAGTCCTGAGGGGACCAAACGCTCTGCTCAACGGTGCTGCGCCGGGCGGGAGTATCGGCGGCATGGTGAACCTGGTGCCGAAGCGCGCCGGTGACGAGGCGCTCACTCAGCTGACCGCCCAATATATTTCCGATACACAATTCGGCGGGCATGCGGATATCAGCAGGCGATTCGGCAAACACAAGGAGTTCGGCATTCGGATCAACGGTGTCTATCGGACGGGCGATCTGCCGATCGACCATTCCTCCCGCGAATCGGCTTTAGCCACGGTCGGTCTCGATTATCGCGGGGATATCTTCCGGGTCTCCGCGGATTTCGGCTATCAGCAACAGGACATGCAAGGCGCCAGGCGGCAATTCAATGTGGCATCCGATCTGACGGCCATTCCGGAGCCGCCCAGTACCCGTACCAATGCCAACCAACCCTGGGAGTTGAACGACACGCGGGCGCTCTACGGCACTCTGCGAGGCGAGGTCGATGTCACGAAGCAGATCACGGCCTTCGCCGATTTCGGCATGACCAACGATCGGCGGCAGAGCATCCTCTTGAATCGCCAGCTCGTCGATTCCCAGGGGACGTTGTCCGCGGGCAACAATTTCTTGTTTGCATTCGACAATCGAGTCGTGACCCTCAACGCCGGGCTGCGCAGCGTGTTCGATACCGGCCCCGTCCACCATCGGGCCGTCCTCTCCTTCACCCAATACTCGGGAGAAACGCAACGGTCGCCGTTTGCCACCGCGGCGATGCCGGCGTCGAACATCTACAATCCCGTCTTGGTGCCGGGACCGCCGTCGTCATTACTGCCGAGCTATGGGACCACGACGAAAATCAATGAAACGGATCTCTCCAGCGGGATGTTCGGCGATACGCTCTCGATTCTCGATGAGCGCGTCCAGTTGACCGGCGGCGTCCGCTTCCAACAGATCAAGGTGACCAACTTCAATCAGGCCACGGGGGCCGTCACTGACCAATACGACAAGAGTGCGCCGACGCCGATGCTCGGTCTCGTGATCAAGCCGTGGCAACACGTTTCGCTGTACGGCAATTACATCGAAGGTTTGCAGCAGGGCCCCACGGCCCCGGTGGGTTCGGCCAACGCCGGCGAAGTCTTCGCTCCCTTCAAATCCAATGGGTACGAAGCCGGCGTCAAAGCGGATTTCGGCCGCATCATCACGACCTTGGCGGCCTTTCAAATCACACAGCCGAGCGCGTTTATCAATCCCGCGACGAACGTCTTCAGCGTCGACGGTCAGCAACGCAATCGTGGCGTGGAGTTCAGCGTCTTTGGCGAGGTCATGGACGGGCTCCGCCTCCTCGGTGGGACGAGCTACATTGATGCCGAATTGACCAAGACGGAGAGCGGAATCAACCAGGGCAATAAGGCCACCGTCGCTCCGTTCCAATTGACGTTCTATGGCGAATGGGACCTGCCGTTCTTAAAGGCGCTGACCATGACCAGCCGTGTCACGCACGCATCCTCTCAGTACGTCAATTTTGAGAACACTCAAGAAGTCCCCGGGTGGACCCAGTGGGATCTCGGCGCCCGCTACCGATTCGAACGCTCAGGCGGCAAGCCGATCACCATGCGGGCGTTTCTCGAGAACGTGCTCGACAATAAAGCATGGAACGGCAGCCCCCAGGCCGGACAGATTTTCGTGAGAGATCCACGGACCTTCTACTTGTCGGCTACGTTTGATTTTTGA
- a CDS encoding PepSY-associated TM helix domain-containing protein, with translation MRAIGVTIHRWAGLFTALFLFVSGLTGAVISWDHEIDEWLNDHLFDVSNIGPSIPYLELAARIEAADPRVRVSQVPLQTEPGRSLLFGVQPRVDPQTGKLYKAGYNQVFLDPVTGKELGRREWGAVAVDREHLMAFLYRLHYTLHIPNFAGQNRWGQWFMGGIAIIWLLDCFVALAISFPDRFRWRRSFWIRHGSRYQLNFDLHRAGGLWTWGVLLVLAVSAVYLNLNREIVRPAVAAVATVTPNPFDVRTQRPLNQPIEPRIDYAAAIANAQEEAQRKRWQEPVGAASYNARYGIYQVRFFQPGNDHGSGGFGVRRLYFDGLDGAYLGELIPGSGTAGDLFLQIQFPLHSGRIAGIPGRIFISIMGLVVAGLSVTGVVIWMKRRGRLSAVSAAFRRAAM, from the coding sequence ATGCGCGCGATTGGTGTCACCATCCACCGCTGGGCGGGTCTCTTCACCGCTCTGTTCTTATTCGTCTCCGGCCTGACCGGCGCCGTCATTTCTTGGGATCATGAGATCGACGAATGGTTGAACGACCATCTGTTCGATGTCTCCAACATCGGACCCTCGATTCCCTATTTGGAGTTGGCGGCTCGCATTGAGGCGGCTGATCCCCGCGTGCGAGTCAGTCAGGTGCCTCTGCAAACAGAACCAGGCCGCTCGTTGTTGTTCGGTGTCCAGCCTCGTGTGGATCCGCAAACGGGGAAGCTCTACAAAGCGGGATACAACCAAGTCTTTCTCGACCCGGTCACGGGGAAGGAACTCGGTCGGCGTGAATGGGGAGCGGTCGCCGTGGACCGTGAACATCTCATGGCGTTCCTGTATCGGCTGCACTATACGCTGCACATCCCGAATTTCGCCGGGCAGAACCGCTGGGGACAATGGTTCATGGGAGGCATCGCGATCATCTGGCTGCTCGATTGCTTTGTCGCCCTTGCTATTTCCTTTCCCGATCGGTTCCGCTGGCGACGCTCGTTTTGGATCCGTCACGGTAGCCGCTATCAATTAAATTTCGACCTTCATCGGGCGGGCGGCTTGTGGACCTGGGGTGTGCTGCTCGTCCTTGCCGTGAGCGCAGTCTATCTCAATCTCAACCGAGAGATCGTGCGGCCCGCTGTGGCGGCGGTGGCTACGGTGACCCCCAACCCATTTGATGTCCGGACACAACGTCCGCTCAATCAGCCGATCGAGCCGAGGATCGACTATGCGGCGGCAATTGCGAATGCGCAAGAGGAAGCGCAACGAAAGCGCTGGCAGGAGCCTGTTGGAGCGGCAAGCTACAATGCCAGGTATGGTATCTACCAGGTGAGATTTTTCCAACCCGGCAACGACCATGGATCCGGAGGATTTGGGGTACGGAGGCTCTACTTCGACGGCTTAGACGGCGCCTACTTAGGCGAACTAATTCCAGGTAGTGGGACTGCCGGGGATCTGTTTCTCCAAATTCAATTCCCGCTCCACAGTGGCCGGATTGCCGGCATTCCCGGTCGTATCTTCATTTCAATCATGGGTCTCGTCGTCGCCGGCCTTTCGGTCACGGGTGTCGTGATCTGGATGAAGCGGCGCGGCAGGCTGTCGGCGGTGAGCGCGGCATTTCGTCGGGCGGCCATGTAG
- a CDS encoding RNA polymerase sigma factor, with protein MSDQDLWCLTPMPTSPLGMAFQQYAQELQRFLQRRLGCPEAAADLLQETFLRVAQLPASTQPDNPRAFLFRIASNLAIDELRRNQVRRPFQEPLEEAEHVPSATPSCEQAIFDKQRMTLLQSALEQLSPRCRTIFMLRRVQGHSYDEIAHRLGVSERIVAKEINRALAHCQQALLAALKEQP; from the coding sequence ATGAGCGACCAGGACCTGTGGTGCCTCACCCCCATGCCGACCTCTCCGCTCGGCATGGCGTTCCAGCAGTATGCGCAAGAACTGCAGCGATTCCTGCAACGGCGGCTGGGATGTCCCGAAGCGGCCGCCGATCTCCTGCAGGAGACGTTTCTGCGGGTCGCTCAGCTGCCGGCATCGACTCAGCCCGATAATCCCCGTGCCTTTCTGTTCCGCATTGCCTCCAACCTGGCGATCGACGAATTGAGAAGAAATCAGGTGCGGCGGCCCTTTCAGGAACCGCTCGAAGAAGCGGAACACGTTCCAAGCGCCACGCCCTCCTGCGAGCAGGCGATATTCGACAAGCAACGGATGACCCTGCTGCAAAGCGCGCTGGAGCAACTCTCGCCCCGCTGCCGGACGATATTCATGCTGCGGAGGGTCCAGGGCCATTCATACGATGAAATCGCCCACCGCCTCGGTGTTTCGGAACGGATCGTCGCGAAAGAGATCAATCGCGCTCTGGCGCACTGTCAGCAAGCGCTGTTGGCGGCGTTGAAGGAGCAGCCATGA
- a CDS encoding M48 family metalloprotease, protein MRRPGLITIGLVLLCAGLLSGGCVTELTPEERQAREELLEKLRPWRQEQRNRLNFLSLSLQDGPGRPAILPVILYAGQSGDRIDAGCTGDVIALFEGLVRFLSQDDELAFVIAHEMAHCLHGRGSWVRSGVRQSYSSYSLSEETQADAHALTYMYQAGFDVDIGVETLVRLTTEVPKSLTGSYFSLHPHVLERIARAKVHAAALHGGLHPLTNQPLPPPVQKVTFAMTSWVDLNRVTKESRWVQRFDDEMRAFVGVRLNEVQASKLHLRFVEEQGDRSAAERARKESDALVNKLRHEIEDKQIEVLSQTSLPFHRTILQVTREGIQGDPNARLAQLLDHKYLPSH, encoded by the coding sequence GTGCGTCGTCCGGGCCTCATCACGATCGGATTGGTCCTGCTGTGTGCCGGCCTCCTGTCGGGGGGATGCGTCACGGAACTCACGCCGGAAGAACGCCAGGCCCGAGAAGAACTGCTCGAGAAGTTGCGGCCCTGGCGGCAGGAGCAACGAAACCGGCTGAACTTCCTGAGTTTGTCGTTACAAGACGGTCCGGGCAGGCCGGCGATCCTGCCGGTGATTCTGTACGCGGGACAGAGCGGCGACCGCATCGACGCCGGCTGCACCGGAGACGTCATCGCTCTCTTCGAAGGCCTGGTGCGCTTCCTGTCACAGGACGACGAACTCGCGTTCGTGATTGCCCATGAAATGGCCCATTGCCTCCACGGCCGAGGCTCATGGGTCCGCAGCGGCGTGCGGCAGTCATACTCAAGCTACTCCCTCTCGGAAGAGACGCAAGCCGATGCGCATGCCTTGACCTACATGTATCAGGCCGGATTTGACGTGGACATTGGCGTCGAGACGCTGGTCCGCCTCACCACCGAGGTGCCGAAGAGTCTGACCGGTTCGTATTTCAGCTTGCACCCTCATGTACTGGAACGGATCGCCCGCGCCAAGGTGCATGCGGCGGCGCTGCACGGCGGCCTGCATCCGCTCACGAACCAGCCGCTACCGCCACCGGTGCAAAAGGTGACGTTTGCGATGACGTCATGGGTGGATTTGAATCGTGTGACGAAAGAGTCTCGCTGGGTCCAGCGGTTCGACGATGAGATGCGGGCGTTTGTCGGAGTTCGGCTGAACGAAGTCCAGGCATCCAAACTCCACCTACGGTTCGTCGAAGAACAAGGAGACCGCTCCGCCGCCGAACGGGCGAGAAAGGAATCCGACGCTCTGGTGAACAAGCTCCGGCACGAGATCGAAGACAAGCAGATCGAGGTGCTGTCCCAGACTTCCCTCCCCTTTCATCGGACGATCCTGCAAGTGACCCGTGAAGGTATTCAGGGAGATCCGAATGCGCGGCTCGCCCAACTCCTGGATCACAAGTATCTGCCTTCACATTAA
- a CDS encoding FecR family protein — protein MPSPDNQNDRPSPPEAQRLRQEAVGWLARLSDREATIEDRLAFERWQSQSPAHARAFQSIAEVWHDPGLDRAARLVARADSVHDRESLAVRSRWKPALTVAACLSALLLGAVYFEVLTRLQADHQTSVGERRTVRLPDQSLVTLNTQSAIATAFDGTVRKVRLLKGEAFFKVQHDPNRPFVVEGGETTTRAVGTEFVIRQQDHGDRVTVIEGVVDVASRSREGTKERVSAGSMIESESGRLGQARPVDASMASAWLQGLLIVDDVPLAQVLEEIRRYHPGTIVLWNQQIGQRHVTGTYKLDDPSKVLYHLTKTFPLRTVSLADRLVLLF, from the coding sequence ATGCCGTCTCCAGACAATCAGAACGATCGCCCGTCCCCTCCGGAGGCTCAACGGCTTCGGCAAGAAGCCGTCGGATGGTTGGCGCGCCTGAGCGATCGGGAGGCCACGATTGAGGACCGTCTGGCATTCGAACGGTGGCAATCTCAAAGTCCTGCTCATGCCCGCGCCTTCCAGAGCATCGCCGAAGTGTGGCATGACCCGGGACTGGATCGAGCGGCGCGGCTTGTCGCTCGAGCAGATAGTGTCCACGACCGGGAATCTCTGGCCGTCCGATCACGATGGAAACCGGCACTGACGGTTGCGGCGTGCCTGTCGGCGCTGCTGTTGGGTGCGGTCTACTTCGAGGTGCTGACGCGGCTTCAAGCGGATCATCAGACGTCTGTCGGCGAGCGGCGCACCGTTCGCCTGCCGGACCAATCGCTCGTGACACTCAACACGCAGTCTGCCATTGCGACGGCGTTCGACGGGACGGTTCGTAAAGTTCGACTACTCAAAGGCGAGGCGTTTTTCAAAGTGCAACATGATCCGAATCGTCCGTTCGTCGTCGAGGGCGGGGAGACGACTACGCGCGCCGTCGGGACTGAATTTGTCATTCGACAACAGGACCATGGCGATCGTGTAACCGTCATTGAGGGCGTCGTAGATGTCGCTTCGCGCAGTCGCGAAGGGACGAAAGAGCGAGTATCCGCGGGAAGCATGATCGAAAGCGAAAGCGGGCGATTGGGGCAGGCCAGGCCGGTGGACGCCTCTATGGCCTCGGCATGGCTGCAGGGCCTCTTGATCGTCGATGACGTTCCCCTGGCTCAGGTACTTGAAGAGATCAGACGGTATCATCCGGGGACAATCGTGCTCTGGAATCAGCAAATCGGTCAGCGCCATGTGACGGGCACCTACAAATTGGACGATCCTTCCAAGGTTCTGTATCACCTCACGAAGACCTTTCCACTTCGGACGGTCAGTTTGGCCGATCGCCTCGTGCTTCTCTTCTGA